From a region of the Tursiops truncatus isolate mTurTru1 chromosome 13, mTurTru1.mat.Y, whole genome shotgun sequence genome:
- the ARK2C gene encoding E3 ubiquitin-protein ligase ARK2C isoform X2, protein MVLVHVGYFVLPVFGSVRNRGAPFQRSQHPHATSCRHFHLGPPQPQQLAPDFPLAHPVQSQPGLSAHMAPAHQHSGALHQSLTPLPTLQFQDVTGPSFLPQALHQQYLLQQQLLEAQHRRLLSHPRRSQERVSVHPHRLHPSFDFGHQLQTPQPRYLAEGTDWDLSVDTGLSPAQFQVRPMPQHYQHYLATPRMHHFPRNSSSTQMVVHEIRNYPYPQLHFLALQGLNASRHTSAVRDSYEELLQLEDRLGNVTRGAVQNTIERFTFPHKYKKRRPQDGKGKKEEGEESDTDEKCTICLSLLEDGEDVRRLPCMHLFHQLCVDQWLAMSKKCPICRVDIETQLGADS, encoded by the exons GTGCCCCATTTCAAAGGTCTCAGCATCCTCACGCTACCTCCTGCCGCCACTTCCATCTGGGCCCCCCCCAGCCGCAGCAGCTCGCTCCCGACTTCCCCCTGGCCCACCCGGTGCAGTCGCAGCCGGGCCTCAGCGCCCACATGGCCCCGGCCCACCAGCACAGCGGCGCCCTGCATCAGTCGCTGACCCCGCTGCCCACCCTGCAGTTCCAGGACGTCACAGGTCCCTCCTTCCTACCTCAGGCCCTGCACCAGCAATACCTCCTGCAGCAGCAGCTCCTGGAAGCTCAGCACCGCAGGCTCCTCTCGCACCCCAG GCGGAGTCAGGAGCGAGTGTCTGTCCACCCTCACCGCCTCCACCCCAGCTTCGACTTCGGCCACCAACTACAGACACCTCAGCCCAGGTACTTGGCTGAGGGCACTGACTG GGATCTCAGTGTGGACACCGGCTTGAGTCCCGCTCAGTTCCAGGTGCGGCCCATGCCCCAGCACTATCAGCATTACCTAGCGACTCCTCGAATGCACCACTTTCCCCGAAACTCCTCCTCCACGCAGATG GTCGTCCATGAAATCCGAAACTACCCTTACCCTCAGCTTCACTTCCTTGCTCTCCAGGGACTGAATGCCAGCAGACACACCTCCGCTGTGCGGGACAGCTATGAG GAGCTGCTGCAGCTCGAGGATAGGTTGGGAAATGTGACTCGGGGAGCTGTACAGAACACCATTGAGAGGTTCACCTTCCCCCACAAGTACAAGAAG CGAAGACCCCAGGATGGCAAGGGcaagaaggaagagggggaggagtcAGACACAGATGAGAAATGCACAATCTGTCTGTCTCTGCTGGAAGATGGAGAAGATGTGAG GCGCCTACCCTGTATGCATCTCTTTCACCAACTGTGTGTGGACCAGTGGCTCGCCATGAGCAAGAAATGCCCCATCTGCCGAGTGGACATTGAGACACAACTGGGAGCTGACAGCTGA
- the ARK2C gene encoding E3 ubiquitin-protein ligase ARK2C isoform X1: MVLVHVGYFVLPVFGSVRNRGAPFQRSQHPHATSCRHFHLGPPQPQQLAPDFPLAHPVQSQPGLSAHMAPAHQHSGALHQSLTPLPTLQFQDVTGPSFLPQALHQQYLLQQQLLEAQHRRLLSHPRRSQERVSVHPHRLHPSFDFGHQLQTPQPRYLAEGTDWSLLQPDGRITCASPWLCPCRDLSVDTGLSPAQFQVRPMPQHYQHYLATPRMHHFPRNSSSTQMVVHEIRNYPYPQLHFLALQGLNASRHTSAVRDSYEELLQLEDRLGNVTRGAVQNTIERFTFPHKYKKRRPQDGKGKKEEGEESDTDEKCTICLSLLEDGEDVRRLPCMHLFHQLCVDQWLAMSKKCPICRVDIETQLGADS, translated from the exons GTGCCCCATTTCAAAGGTCTCAGCATCCTCACGCTACCTCCTGCCGCCACTTCCATCTGGGCCCCCCCCAGCCGCAGCAGCTCGCTCCCGACTTCCCCCTGGCCCACCCGGTGCAGTCGCAGCCGGGCCTCAGCGCCCACATGGCCCCGGCCCACCAGCACAGCGGCGCCCTGCATCAGTCGCTGACCCCGCTGCCCACCCTGCAGTTCCAGGACGTCACAGGTCCCTCCTTCCTACCTCAGGCCCTGCACCAGCAATACCTCCTGCAGCAGCAGCTCCTGGAAGCTCAGCACCGCAGGCTCCTCTCGCACCCCAG GCGGAGTCAGGAGCGAGTGTCTGTCCACCCTCACCGCCTCCACCCCAGCTTCGACTTCGGCCACCAACTACAGACACCTCAGCCCAGGTACTTGGCTGAGGGCACTGACTG GTCCCTTCTGCAACCCGATGGCCGGATCACCTGTGCTTCACCGTGGCTGTGTCCCTGCAGGGATCTCAGTGTGGACACCGGCTTGAGTCCCGCTCAGTTCCAGGTGCGGCCCATGCCCCAGCACTATCAGCATTACCTAGCGACTCCTCGAATGCACCACTTTCCCCGAAACTCCTCCTCCACGCAGATG GTCGTCCATGAAATCCGAAACTACCCTTACCCTCAGCTTCACTTCCTTGCTCTCCAGGGACTGAATGCCAGCAGACACACCTCCGCTGTGCGGGACAGCTATGAG GAGCTGCTGCAGCTCGAGGATAGGTTGGGAAATGTGACTCGGGGAGCTGTACAGAACACCATTGAGAGGTTCACCTTCCCCCACAAGTACAAGAAG CGAAGACCCCAGGATGGCAAGGGcaagaaggaagagggggaggagtcAGACACAGATGAGAAATGCACAATCTGTCTGTCTCTGCTGGAAGATGGAGAAGATGTGAG GCGCCTACCCTGTATGCATCTCTTTCACCAACTGTGTGTGGACCAGTGGCTCGCCATGAGCAAGAAATGCCCCATCTGCCGAGTGGACATTGAGACACAACTGGGAGCTGACAGCTGA
- the ARK2C gene encoding E3 ubiquitin-protein ligase ARK2C isoform X3 → MPQHYQHYLATPRMHHFPRNSSSTQMVVHEIRNYPYPQLHFLALQGLNASRHTSAVRDSYEELLQLEDRLGNVTRGAVQNTIERFTFPHKYKKRRPQDGKGKKEEGEESDTDEKCTICLSLLEDGEDVRRLPCMHLFHQLCVDQWLAMSKKCPICRVDIETQLGADS, encoded by the exons ATGCCCCAGCACTATCAGCATTACCTAGCGACTCCTCGAATGCACCACTTTCCCCGAAACTCCTCCTCCACGCAGATG GTCGTCCATGAAATCCGAAACTACCCTTACCCTCAGCTTCACTTCCTTGCTCTCCAGGGACTGAATGCCAGCAGACACACCTCCGCTGTGCGGGACAGCTATGAG GAGCTGCTGCAGCTCGAGGATAGGTTGGGAAATGTGACTCGGGGAGCTGTACAGAACACCATTGAGAGGTTCACCTTCCCCCACAAGTACAAGAAG CGAAGACCCCAGGATGGCAAGGGcaagaaggaagagggggaggagtcAGACACAGATGAGAAATGCACAATCTGTCTGTCTCTGCTGGAAGATGGAGAAGATGTGAG GCGCCTACCCTGTATGCATCTCTTTCACCAACTGTGTGTGGACCAGTGGCTCGCCATGAGCAAGAAATGCCCCATCTGCCGAGTGGACATTGAGACACAACTGGGAGCTGACAGCTGA